One stretch of Papaver somniferum cultivar HN1 unplaced genomic scaffold, ASM357369v1 unplaced-scaffold_154, whole genome shotgun sequence DNA includes these proteins:
- the LOC113336858 gene encoding zinc finger CCCH domain-containing protein 18-like isoform X2: MDLSESMIIVFNRIQKLEPENASKIIGYLLVQEHSDREMIRLAFGPDNLILSLITKAKNVLRLSPKQLSPQISPTMSSESVSDFSLFTPFSPASSRSLSSPPSFRAVASYWDQQVIVDQQPIRNMDFNPQNCSDLVADDYHFPNQAQFLSLDDRLEHRHDYYYQESALGNLNSRVSRRSGSLPEFPLKICHYFNKGFCKHGSSCRYFHGQPLQDSFSHILNGGELLREENVMSPGSLEKLELELTELLRSRRGLPVSIASLPMMYYEKYGRILQAEGYLTESQRHGKAGYSLTKLLARLKNSIRLIDRPHGQHSVVLAEDAPNYMEYRGEMTDSGGTAAGSRQIYLTFPADSTFTEEDVSNYFKGFGPVQDVRIPCQQKRMFGFVTFVYQETVKIILSQGNPHFVCGARVLVKPYREKSRLVADRKYSEKIDNSMYYPSHILDVHDPEDYSVSRVYDTSRLLKKQFIEEHEQLLELERRRLSEMQLATKSLAHQPYLGFMDDVRLSEAFADHNQYTSTADRFSYFLDMLNSGSVPDDKTGNCSSNYGEEGQGINLPESPFASQITNSIPTVL, encoded by the exons ATGGATCTTTCGGAGTCTATGATAATTGTCTTTAACAGGATTCAGAAACTAGAGCCTGAAAATGCTTCAAAAATCATTGGATATCTTCTGGTGCAAGAACATAGTGACCGTGAAATGATTCGTTTGGCATTTGGTCCTGACAATCTGATCCTCTCTTTAATTACCAAAGCTAAAAATGTCTTACGATTATCGCCCAAACAGCTTTCACCTCAAATTTCACCCACCATGAGCTCTGAATCAGTTTCAGACTTTTCATTATTCACCCCTTTCTCCCCTGCTTCATCGCGTTCATTATCATCTCCGCCATCTTTCCGAGCCGTAGCTTCCTACTGGGACCAACAAGTCATTGTGGATCAACAACCAATACGGAACATGGATTTTAATCCTCAGAATTGTTCTGACTTGGTCGCTGATGACTACCATTTCCCAAATCAAGCTCAGTTCTTGAGTTTAGATGATCGATTAGAGCATAGACATGACTATTACTACCAAGAATCTGCATTGGGTAATCTGAATTCACGAGTTAGCCGGCGATCCGGAAGTTTGCCAGAGTTCCCTTTGAAAATCTGTCATTATTTTAACAAAGGATTTTGTAAACATGGTAGCAGCTGTAGGTACTTCCATGGCCAGCCCTTACAGGACagcttttctcatatcttgaatgGTGGTGAACTCCTTAGAGAAGAAAATGTCATGTCTCCTGGGTCTCTTGAGAAGTTAGAGTTAGAACTGACAGAGCTTTTGAGATCAAGAAGAGGATTGCCGGTATCAATTGCTTCACTACCTATGATGTATTATGAAAAGTATGGAAGGATTCTTCAAGCTGAGGGTTACCTAACAGAAAGCCAGCGACATGGGAAAGCTGGTTACAGTCTTACAAAGCTTCTTGCTCGGTTGAAGAATAGTATTCGACTTATTGACAG ACCTCACGGACAACATTCGGTGGTTTTGGCTGAAGATGCTCCTAATTACATGGAGTACCGTGGTGAGATGACTGATTCAGGTGGAACTGCTGCTGGGTCTCGACAGATTTATCTGACTTTTCCTGCCGACAGCACGTTTACTGAAGAAGATGTCTCCAACTACTTCAA GGGCTTTGGACCTGTTCAAGATGTAAGGATTCCTTGCCAGCAAAAAAGGATGTTTGGTTTTGTTACCTTTGTCTATCAGGAGACTGTGAAGATTATTTTATCACAGGGTAATCCTCATTTTGTTTGTGGGGCTCGAGTCCTTGTCAAGCCATATCGAGAGAAGTCTAGGCTTGTAGCTGACAG GAAGTATTCTGAGAAAATTGACAACTCAATGTACTATCCATCTCACATTCTAGATGTGCATGATCCCGAGGATTACTCAG TGTCTAGAGTATATGATACCTCTAGATTACTTAAGAAGCAGTTTATAGAAGAGCATGAACAATTACTCGAGCTCGAGAGAAGACGTCTCTCAGAGATGCAATTAGCAACCAAGTCATTGGCACACCAACCCTATCTTGGTTTCATGGATGACGTTAGACTCTCCGAAG CATTTGCAGATCACAATCAGTACACATCCACAGCCGATCGTTTCAGTTATTTTCTTGATATGCTAAACAGTGGTTCTGTGCCTGATGACAAAACAGGCAATTGCAGTTCTAATTATGGTGAGGAGGG CCAAGGGATAAATCTCCCTGAAAGTCCATTTGCATCTCAAATAACCAACAGCATTCCGACGGTACTGTAG
- the LOC113336661 gene encoding scarecrow-like transcription factor PAT1 isoform X1, which translates to MSSQLRSETSFSTKDYQCYSGSQVTGLSHLVGYSSLHAASHKHGVFVGSQNTYDQELQSNYFPQSMRTLDERRFTDESIHEMHYPAQTSSEQYCTLESSSATGGYMVYNTPSTVSFSPNGSPMSQQESHTYPQEPNHSPYDANGSPLSLSCITDNENDMWSKLKELETAMLGPDTDTMDSPDSSFQGGLNLDQSAFDWNQMMEIMNPKRDLKEVLISCAKAVSDDDLPRANQLIGDLRNMVSVSGEPIQRLGAYMLEGLVARLSSTGHGIYKSLKCKEPASAELLSYMHILYEACPYFKFGYMSANGAIAEAVKDENYIHIIDFQIAQGSQWITLMQALASRPGGPPHIRITGIDDSNSAYARGGGLQIVGQRLSRLADSCKIPFEFHAAPVSGVDIEFSSLEVRPGEAIAVNFPYVLHHMPDESVSTENHRDRLIRLIKSLSPKVVTLVEQESNTNTAAFLPRFLETLNYYTAMFESIDATLSRDHKERINVEQHCLARDVVNIIACEGAERVERHEVLGKWKSRFRMAGFTPYPLSSVVNSTIKTLLDSYCEKYKLYEDDGALYLGWMDRDLVVSCAWI; encoded by the coding sequence ATGAGTTCTCAGCTAAGGTCCGAGACTAGTTTCTCAACAAAAGATTACCAATGTTACTCAGGCTCTCAGGTGACTGGATTAAGTCATTTAGTGGGTTATTCTTCACTGCATGCTGCTTCCCACAAACATGGGGTTTTTGTTGGATCACAGAATACTTACGATCAAGAGTTGCAGTCTAATTATTTCCCGCAGAGTATGCGAACTCTAGATGAACGCCGTTTCACCGATGAAAGCATCCATGAAATGCATTATCCTGCTCAAACTTCTAGCGAACAGTACTGCACCTTAGAGTCATCTTCTGCAACTGGTGGTTATATGGTTTATAATACCCCATCCACTGTGAGTTTTTCACCGAATGGAAGCCCTATGTCACAGCAAGAATCTCATACATACCCACAGGAACCAAATCATTCTCCTTATGATGCTAATGGATCTCCTTTAAGTTTGTCGTGCATAACTGACAATGAGAATGATATGTGGAGCAAATTGAAAGAATTAGAAACTGCTATGTTGGGTCCAGATACAGATACTATGGACAGTCCTGATAGTTCCTTTCAAGGTGGATTAAATTTGGACCAATCCGCATTTGATTGGAATCAAATGATGGAAATAATGAACCCTAAACGAGACCTGAAAGAAGTTCTTATTTCATGTGCAAAAGCTGTATCTGACGATGATCTTCCAAGGGCAAATCAGTTGATCGGTGATTTAAGGAATATGGTATCTGTCTCTGGAGAGCCAATCCAACGACTGGGAGCTTACATGTTAGAAGGGCTTGTCGCGAGGTTATCCTCCACAGGGCATGGTATCTACAAATCTCTGAAGTGCAAAGAACCGGCTAGTGCTGAACTTCTTTCTTACATGCATATCCTGTATGAGGCCTGCCCATATTTCAAATTTGGATACATGTCAGCTAATGGTGCAATAGCAGAAGCTGTAAAAGATGAAAACTACATCCACATTATTGATTTTCAAATTGCTCAAGGCAGCCAGTGGATTACTCTAATGCAGGCTCTTGCATCTCGACCTGGTGGTCCCCCTCACATCCGAATTACAGGTATTGATGATTCAAATTCTGCGTATGCTCGTGGTGGAGGACTTCAGATTGTGGGTCAGAGGTTATCAAGGCTTGCCGATTCCTGTAAAATTCCTTTTGAGTTTCATGCAGCGCCTGTGTCTGGTGTCGATATTGAATTCAGCAGTCTTGAGGTTCGACCTGGAGAggcaattgctgtgaattttccTTACGTGCTTCATCACATGCCTGATGAAAGTGTTAGTACCGAAAACCATCGTGATAGGTTAATAAGGCTGATTAAAAGTTTGTCGCCCAAAGTAGTTACTTTGGTTGAGCAAGAATCTAACACAAACACAGCTGCATTTTTGCCGCGTTTCCTTGAGACGTTGAATTATTATACAGCCATGTTTGAGTCAATAGATGCGACTCTTTCAAGAGATCACAAGGAGCGGATTAATGTCGAACAACACTGTTTAGCACGGGATGTAGTCAACATTATAGCATGCGAGGGGGCAGAAAGAGTTGAACGGCACGAGGTTCTTGGGAAGTGGAAATCACGCTTTAGAATGGCTGGGTTTACTCCATATCCTCTGAGTTCAGTGGTAAACTCTACAATCAAGACTCTGCTGGACAGCTACTGTGAGAAGTATAAACTTTACGAGGATGATGGAGCTCTTTATCTTGGTTGGATGGATAGAGATTTGGTTGTTTCATGTGCGTGGATATGA
- the LOC113336858 gene encoding zinc finger CCCH domain-containing protein 18-like isoform X3, with protein sequence MDLSESMIIVFNRIQKLEPENASKIIGYLLVQEHSDREMIRLAFGPDNLILSLITKAKNVLRLSPKQLSPQISPTMSSESVSDFSLFTPFSPASSRSLSSPPSFRAVASYWDQQVIVDQQPIRNMDFNPQNCSDLVADDYHFPNQAQFLSLDDRLEHRHDYYYQESALGNLNSRVSRRSGSLPEFPLKICHYFNKGFCKHGSSCRYFHGQPLQDSFSHILNGGELLREENVMSPGSLEKLELELTELLRSRRGLPVSIASLPMMYYEKYGRILQAEGYLTESQRHGKAGYSLTKLLARLKNSIRLIDRPHGQHSVVLAEDAPNYMEYRGEMTDSGGTAAGSRQIYLTFPADSTFTEEDVSNYFKGFGPVQDVRIPCQQKRMFGFVTFVYQETVKIILSQGNPHFVCGARVLVKPYREKSRLVADRKYSEKIDNSMYYPSHILDVHDPEDYSVSRVYDTSRLLKKQFIEEHEQLLELERRRLSEMQLATKSLAHQPYLGFMDDVRLSEDHNQYTSTADRFSYFLDMLNSGSVPDDKTGNCSSNYGEEGSQGINLPESPFASQITNSIPTVL encoded by the exons ATGGATCTTTCGGAGTCTATGATAATTGTCTTTAACAGGATTCAGAAACTAGAGCCTGAAAATGCTTCAAAAATCATTGGATATCTTCTGGTGCAAGAACATAGTGACCGTGAAATGATTCGTTTGGCATTTGGTCCTGACAATCTGATCCTCTCTTTAATTACCAAAGCTAAAAATGTCTTACGATTATCGCCCAAACAGCTTTCACCTCAAATTTCACCCACCATGAGCTCTGAATCAGTTTCAGACTTTTCATTATTCACCCCTTTCTCCCCTGCTTCATCGCGTTCATTATCATCTCCGCCATCTTTCCGAGCCGTAGCTTCCTACTGGGACCAACAAGTCATTGTGGATCAACAACCAATACGGAACATGGATTTTAATCCTCAGAATTGTTCTGACTTGGTCGCTGATGACTACCATTTCCCAAATCAAGCTCAGTTCTTGAGTTTAGATGATCGATTAGAGCATAGACATGACTATTACTACCAAGAATCTGCATTGGGTAATCTGAATTCACGAGTTAGCCGGCGATCCGGAAGTTTGCCAGAGTTCCCTTTGAAAATCTGTCATTATTTTAACAAAGGATTTTGTAAACATGGTAGCAGCTGTAGGTACTTCCATGGCCAGCCCTTACAGGACagcttttctcatatcttgaatgGTGGTGAACTCCTTAGAGAAGAAAATGTCATGTCTCCTGGGTCTCTTGAGAAGTTAGAGTTAGAACTGACAGAGCTTTTGAGATCAAGAAGAGGATTGCCGGTATCAATTGCTTCACTACCTATGATGTATTATGAAAAGTATGGAAGGATTCTTCAAGCTGAGGGTTACCTAACAGAAAGCCAGCGACATGGGAAAGCTGGTTACAGTCTTACAAAGCTTCTTGCTCGGTTGAAGAATAGTATTCGACTTATTGACAG ACCTCACGGACAACATTCGGTGGTTTTGGCTGAAGATGCTCCTAATTACATGGAGTACCGTGGTGAGATGACTGATTCAGGTGGAACTGCTGCTGGGTCTCGACAGATTTATCTGACTTTTCCTGCCGACAGCACGTTTACTGAAGAAGATGTCTCCAACTACTTCAA GGGCTTTGGACCTGTTCAAGATGTAAGGATTCCTTGCCAGCAAAAAAGGATGTTTGGTTTTGTTACCTTTGTCTATCAGGAGACTGTGAAGATTATTTTATCACAGGGTAATCCTCATTTTGTTTGTGGGGCTCGAGTCCTTGTCAAGCCATATCGAGAGAAGTCTAGGCTTGTAGCTGACAG GAAGTATTCTGAGAAAATTGACAACTCAATGTACTATCCATCTCACATTCTAGATGTGCATGATCCCGAGGATTACTCAG TGTCTAGAGTATATGATACCTCTAGATTACTTAAGAAGCAGTTTATAGAAGAGCATGAACAATTACTCGAGCTCGAGAGAAGACGTCTCTCAGAGATGCAATTAGCAACCAAGTCATTGGCACACCAACCCTATCTTGGTTTCATGGATGACGTTAGACTCTCCGAAG ATCACAATCAGTACACATCCACAGCCGATCGTTTCAGTTATTTTCTTGATATGCTAAACAGTGGTTCTGTGCCTGATGACAAAACAGGCAATTGCAGTTCTAATTATGGTGAGGAGGG CAGCCAAGGGATAAATCTCCCTGAAAGTCCATTTGCATCTCAAATAACCAACAGCATTCCGACGGTACTGTAG
- the LOC113336858 gene encoding zinc finger CCCH domain-containing protein 18-like isoform X1: MDLSESMIIVFNRIQKLEPENASKIIGYLLVQEHSDREMIRLAFGPDNLILSLITKAKNVLRLSPKQLSPQISPTMSSESVSDFSLFTPFSPASSRSLSSPPSFRAVASYWDQQVIVDQQPIRNMDFNPQNCSDLVADDYHFPNQAQFLSLDDRLEHRHDYYYQESALGNLNSRVSRRSGSLPEFPLKICHYFNKGFCKHGSSCRYFHGQPLQDSFSHILNGGELLREENVMSPGSLEKLELELTELLRSRRGLPVSIASLPMMYYEKYGRILQAEGYLTESQRHGKAGYSLTKLLARLKNSIRLIDRPHGQHSVVLAEDAPNYMEYRGEMTDSGGTAAGSRQIYLTFPADSTFTEEDVSNYFKGFGPVQDVRIPCQQKRMFGFVTFVYQETVKIILSQGNPHFVCGARVLVKPYREKSRLVADRKYSEKIDNSMYYPSHILDVHDPEDYSVSRVYDTSRLLKKQFIEEHEQLLELERRRLSEMQLATKSLAHQPYLGFMDDVRLSEAFADHNQYTSTADRFSYFLDMLNSGSVPDDKTGNCSSNYGEEGSQGINLPESPFASQITNSIPTVL, translated from the exons ATGGATCTTTCGGAGTCTATGATAATTGTCTTTAACAGGATTCAGAAACTAGAGCCTGAAAATGCTTCAAAAATCATTGGATATCTTCTGGTGCAAGAACATAGTGACCGTGAAATGATTCGTTTGGCATTTGGTCCTGACAATCTGATCCTCTCTTTAATTACCAAAGCTAAAAATGTCTTACGATTATCGCCCAAACAGCTTTCACCTCAAATTTCACCCACCATGAGCTCTGAATCAGTTTCAGACTTTTCATTATTCACCCCTTTCTCCCCTGCTTCATCGCGTTCATTATCATCTCCGCCATCTTTCCGAGCCGTAGCTTCCTACTGGGACCAACAAGTCATTGTGGATCAACAACCAATACGGAACATGGATTTTAATCCTCAGAATTGTTCTGACTTGGTCGCTGATGACTACCATTTCCCAAATCAAGCTCAGTTCTTGAGTTTAGATGATCGATTAGAGCATAGACATGACTATTACTACCAAGAATCTGCATTGGGTAATCTGAATTCACGAGTTAGCCGGCGATCCGGAAGTTTGCCAGAGTTCCCTTTGAAAATCTGTCATTATTTTAACAAAGGATTTTGTAAACATGGTAGCAGCTGTAGGTACTTCCATGGCCAGCCCTTACAGGACagcttttctcatatcttgaatgGTGGTGAACTCCTTAGAGAAGAAAATGTCATGTCTCCTGGGTCTCTTGAGAAGTTAGAGTTAGAACTGACAGAGCTTTTGAGATCAAGAAGAGGATTGCCGGTATCAATTGCTTCACTACCTATGATGTATTATGAAAAGTATGGAAGGATTCTTCAAGCTGAGGGTTACCTAACAGAAAGCCAGCGACATGGGAAAGCTGGTTACAGTCTTACAAAGCTTCTTGCTCGGTTGAAGAATAGTATTCGACTTATTGACAG ACCTCACGGACAACATTCGGTGGTTTTGGCTGAAGATGCTCCTAATTACATGGAGTACCGTGGTGAGATGACTGATTCAGGTGGAACTGCTGCTGGGTCTCGACAGATTTATCTGACTTTTCCTGCCGACAGCACGTTTACTGAAGAAGATGTCTCCAACTACTTCAA GGGCTTTGGACCTGTTCAAGATGTAAGGATTCCTTGCCAGCAAAAAAGGATGTTTGGTTTTGTTACCTTTGTCTATCAGGAGACTGTGAAGATTATTTTATCACAGGGTAATCCTCATTTTGTTTGTGGGGCTCGAGTCCTTGTCAAGCCATATCGAGAGAAGTCTAGGCTTGTAGCTGACAG GAAGTATTCTGAGAAAATTGACAACTCAATGTACTATCCATCTCACATTCTAGATGTGCATGATCCCGAGGATTACTCAG TGTCTAGAGTATATGATACCTCTAGATTACTTAAGAAGCAGTTTATAGAAGAGCATGAACAATTACTCGAGCTCGAGAGAAGACGTCTCTCAGAGATGCAATTAGCAACCAAGTCATTGGCACACCAACCCTATCTTGGTTTCATGGATGACGTTAGACTCTCCGAAG CATTTGCAGATCACAATCAGTACACATCCACAGCCGATCGTTTCAGTTATTTTCTTGATATGCTAAACAGTGGTTCTGTGCCTGATGACAAAACAGGCAATTGCAGTTCTAATTATGGTGAGGAGGG CAGCCAAGGGATAAATCTCCCTGAAAGTCCATTTGCATCTCAAATAACCAACAGCATTCCGACGGTACTGTAG
- the LOC113336858 gene encoding zinc finger CCCH domain-containing protein 18-like isoform X4 has translation MDLSESMIIVFNRIQKLEPENASKIIGYLLVQEHSDREMIRLAFGPDNLILSLITKAKNVLRLSPKQLSPQISPTMSSESVSDFSLFTPFSPASSRSLSSPPSFRAVASYWDQQVIVDQQPIRNMDFNPQNCSDLVADDYHFPNQAQFLSLDDRLEHRHDYYYQESALGNLNSRVSRRSGSLPEFPLKICHYFNKGFCKHGSSCRYFHGQPLQDSFSHILNGGELLREENVMSPGSLEKLELELTELLRSRRGLPVSIASLPMMYYEKYGRILQAEGYLTESQRHGKAGYSLTKLLARLKNSIRLIDRPHGQHSVVLAEDAPNYMEYRGEMTDSGGTAAGSRQIYLTFPADSTFTEEDVSNYFKGFGPVQDVRIPCQQKRMFGFVTFVYQETVKIILSQGNPHFVCGARVLVKPYREKSRLVADRKYSEKIDNSMYYPSHILDVHDPEDYSVSRVYDTSRLLKKQFIEEHEQLLELERRRLSEMQLATKSLAHQPYLGFMDDVRLSEDHNQYTSTADRFSYFLDMLNSGSVPDDKTGNCSSNYGEEGQGINLPESPFASQITNSIPTVL, from the exons ATGGATCTTTCGGAGTCTATGATAATTGTCTTTAACAGGATTCAGAAACTAGAGCCTGAAAATGCTTCAAAAATCATTGGATATCTTCTGGTGCAAGAACATAGTGACCGTGAAATGATTCGTTTGGCATTTGGTCCTGACAATCTGATCCTCTCTTTAATTACCAAAGCTAAAAATGTCTTACGATTATCGCCCAAACAGCTTTCACCTCAAATTTCACCCACCATGAGCTCTGAATCAGTTTCAGACTTTTCATTATTCACCCCTTTCTCCCCTGCTTCATCGCGTTCATTATCATCTCCGCCATCTTTCCGAGCCGTAGCTTCCTACTGGGACCAACAAGTCATTGTGGATCAACAACCAATACGGAACATGGATTTTAATCCTCAGAATTGTTCTGACTTGGTCGCTGATGACTACCATTTCCCAAATCAAGCTCAGTTCTTGAGTTTAGATGATCGATTAGAGCATAGACATGACTATTACTACCAAGAATCTGCATTGGGTAATCTGAATTCACGAGTTAGCCGGCGATCCGGAAGTTTGCCAGAGTTCCCTTTGAAAATCTGTCATTATTTTAACAAAGGATTTTGTAAACATGGTAGCAGCTGTAGGTACTTCCATGGCCAGCCCTTACAGGACagcttttctcatatcttgaatgGTGGTGAACTCCTTAGAGAAGAAAATGTCATGTCTCCTGGGTCTCTTGAGAAGTTAGAGTTAGAACTGACAGAGCTTTTGAGATCAAGAAGAGGATTGCCGGTATCAATTGCTTCACTACCTATGATGTATTATGAAAAGTATGGAAGGATTCTTCAAGCTGAGGGTTACCTAACAGAAAGCCAGCGACATGGGAAAGCTGGTTACAGTCTTACAAAGCTTCTTGCTCGGTTGAAGAATAGTATTCGACTTATTGACAG ACCTCACGGACAACATTCGGTGGTTTTGGCTGAAGATGCTCCTAATTACATGGAGTACCGTGGTGAGATGACTGATTCAGGTGGAACTGCTGCTGGGTCTCGACAGATTTATCTGACTTTTCCTGCCGACAGCACGTTTACTGAAGAAGATGTCTCCAACTACTTCAA GGGCTTTGGACCTGTTCAAGATGTAAGGATTCCTTGCCAGCAAAAAAGGATGTTTGGTTTTGTTACCTTTGTCTATCAGGAGACTGTGAAGATTATTTTATCACAGGGTAATCCTCATTTTGTTTGTGGGGCTCGAGTCCTTGTCAAGCCATATCGAGAGAAGTCTAGGCTTGTAGCTGACAG GAAGTATTCTGAGAAAATTGACAACTCAATGTACTATCCATCTCACATTCTAGATGTGCATGATCCCGAGGATTACTCAG TGTCTAGAGTATATGATACCTCTAGATTACTTAAGAAGCAGTTTATAGAAGAGCATGAACAATTACTCGAGCTCGAGAGAAGACGTCTCTCAGAGATGCAATTAGCAACCAAGTCATTGGCACACCAACCCTATCTTGGTTTCATGGATGACGTTAGACTCTCCGAAG ATCACAATCAGTACACATCCACAGCCGATCGTTTCAGTTATTTTCTTGATATGCTAAACAGTGGTTCTGTGCCTGATGACAAAACAGGCAATTGCAGTTCTAATTATGGTGAGGAGGG CCAAGGGATAAATCTCCCTGAAAGTCCATTTGCATCTCAAATAACCAACAGCATTCCGACGGTACTGTAG
- the LOC113336661 gene encoding scarecrow-like transcription factor PAT1 isoform X2, with protein MRTLDERRFTDESIHEMHYPAQTSSEQYCTLESSSATGGYMVYNTPSTVSFSPNGSPMSQQESHTYPQEPNHSPYDANGSPLSLSCITDNENDMWSKLKELETAMLGPDTDTMDSPDSSFQGGLNLDQSAFDWNQMMEIMNPKRDLKEVLISCAKAVSDDDLPRANQLIGDLRNMVSVSGEPIQRLGAYMLEGLVARLSSTGHGIYKSLKCKEPASAELLSYMHILYEACPYFKFGYMSANGAIAEAVKDENYIHIIDFQIAQGSQWITLMQALASRPGGPPHIRITGIDDSNSAYARGGGLQIVGQRLSRLADSCKIPFEFHAAPVSGVDIEFSSLEVRPGEAIAVNFPYVLHHMPDESVSTENHRDRLIRLIKSLSPKVVTLVEQESNTNTAAFLPRFLETLNYYTAMFESIDATLSRDHKERINVEQHCLARDVVNIIACEGAERVERHEVLGKWKSRFRMAGFTPYPLSSVVNSTIKTLLDSYCEKYKLYEDDGALYLGWMDRDLVVSCAWI; from the coding sequence ATGCGAACTCTAGATGAACGCCGTTTCACCGATGAAAGCATCCATGAAATGCATTATCCTGCTCAAACTTCTAGCGAACAGTACTGCACCTTAGAGTCATCTTCTGCAACTGGTGGTTATATGGTTTATAATACCCCATCCACTGTGAGTTTTTCACCGAATGGAAGCCCTATGTCACAGCAAGAATCTCATACATACCCACAGGAACCAAATCATTCTCCTTATGATGCTAATGGATCTCCTTTAAGTTTGTCGTGCATAACTGACAATGAGAATGATATGTGGAGCAAATTGAAAGAATTAGAAACTGCTATGTTGGGTCCAGATACAGATACTATGGACAGTCCTGATAGTTCCTTTCAAGGTGGATTAAATTTGGACCAATCCGCATTTGATTGGAATCAAATGATGGAAATAATGAACCCTAAACGAGACCTGAAAGAAGTTCTTATTTCATGTGCAAAAGCTGTATCTGACGATGATCTTCCAAGGGCAAATCAGTTGATCGGTGATTTAAGGAATATGGTATCTGTCTCTGGAGAGCCAATCCAACGACTGGGAGCTTACATGTTAGAAGGGCTTGTCGCGAGGTTATCCTCCACAGGGCATGGTATCTACAAATCTCTGAAGTGCAAAGAACCGGCTAGTGCTGAACTTCTTTCTTACATGCATATCCTGTATGAGGCCTGCCCATATTTCAAATTTGGATACATGTCAGCTAATGGTGCAATAGCAGAAGCTGTAAAAGATGAAAACTACATCCACATTATTGATTTTCAAATTGCTCAAGGCAGCCAGTGGATTACTCTAATGCAGGCTCTTGCATCTCGACCTGGTGGTCCCCCTCACATCCGAATTACAGGTATTGATGATTCAAATTCTGCGTATGCTCGTGGTGGAGGACTTCAGATTGTGGGTCAGAGGTTATCAAGGCTTGCCGATTCCTGTAAAATTCCTTTTGAGTTTCATGCAGCGCCTGTGTCTGGTGTCGATATTGAATTCAGCAGTCTTGAGGTTCGACCTGGAGAggcaattgctgtgaattttccTTACGTGCTTCATCACATGCCTGATGAAAGTGTTAGTACCGAAAACCATCGTGATAGGTTAATAAGGCTGATTAAAAGTTTGTCGCCCAAAGTAGTTACTTTGGTTGAGCAAGAATCTAACACAAACACAGCTGCATTTTTGCCGCGTTTCCTTGAGACGTTGAATTATTATACAGCCATGTTTGAGTCAATAGATGCGACTCTTTCAAGAGATCACAAGGAGCGGATTAATGTCGAACAACACTGTTTAGCACGGGATGTAGTCAACATTATAGCATGCGAGGGGGCAGAAAGAGTTGAACGGCACGAGGTTCTTGGGAAGTGGAAATCACGCTTTAGAATGGCTGGGTTTACTCCATATCCTCTGAGTTCAGTGGTAAACTCTACAATCAAGACTCTGCTGGACAGCTACTGTGAGAAGTATAAACTTTACGAGGATGATGGAGCTCTTTATCTTGGTTGGATGGATAGAGATTTGGTTGTTTCATGTGCGTGGATATGA